tatacacttatacgagtttatttaggtataatacgcATGTTAATGCGGTAGtctacataaattaaattgtacagaACACGTCGTAGccggtatctatatatatatatattccattCTATATATAAGATGCTATTTTCAACAACAAACACacggaaatatattataaattataatggcaTTACATACTTAATATACCCCGACGGCTCCAGCTTAATTTTAACAACCGGTCGTCACGACATTCCTTCGGACCAATTGACCAAACTCCaaacaaataattgaaataatattgcattgaCTTCTTcgagtataatgataataataaatattcgtcTACAATATCCCGTGCAccgaaatttttttatgtatcgtagtattttaattataataatacaatatacgtatataactattaactatataagaCTCATCATTTCAGACGACTCTTATTCAAAacaggttttattttttactttcgaCTCCAATTAAAACAtctatgttattgttttttccCAAAATACCATCGCTGACCGCTGATAGGTAACCAATTGTTAATCggtatttggtatttttttggTTCATTAAACGAGAAGGTCTTATAAATTGAACTTCGCACTTTACGATCTCTAAAAAGTCTcctcaccatagaaacgaataaaaaattataatattataatattaattcaacttacatgataaaataaataataacaatattaaatatccagactgacaaaccgtctcccctcataatcgtttttcttattcaatttttgttttgattcaactagctgtaattataatttataattatacctacaccGTATCTTTAAACAATACGTCATAATACTGAAAAATACATCataatgtatagttattttGAGGTTCAGTTGGTTTAAATGTATGCAGAGTGGTAGTCTGCAGAGTGCACGTAGGTATGATACCATGGGGCGTAGCtagaacaatatttttggggAAAAATTGTGAAGAATTTCCAGACCCTCTCCCTTtgcagtgtatataatatattagcaataatttcaaatgcatatttatgtactgtattataatataagtaaaacagTTACagcacaacaaaataaaattgtcacaactattttaacataattttccagctaataaattatattttatttaaactactgCTAGTTCAGGACAACAGGGCCCACTTTcgattattcaatattaatcaataataccattacaattatatttattcagttAAGGACTTTTAAATCGGGCTGATTTGAACTAGAAGTAAAAAATAGCTTGAAACTGGAAGTCTAGAAATATCGACACATATAGATTgtcatttttttcagaatttgtttttttaaaatagtatacatattaatatcttattaattattattgttttatattacttaCTATAGAACAttaaggtaataaataatattggtaaaaatatgaaaatgaaaattttaaatataataataataataaaaaaaaaaaattattaaaaattcgtGAACAACACAATTTAACAGGTAACTTATTACGGATTTACAACATGTTACATGGAAACAATGTAAACAATTCGCTCGAAATCctggaccataatattataatatactggacATAATTTGGGTAGCATTGAATATAACTGTATCTCTTTATTTGCAGAATTGTCCACAACATTTGGACTAcctaattatgaaattaattaagtcTAAATCTTATTTCTCGACAAAAGGATCttgtatttatatctataataaatatacctagctCTATAAAACTGCATATTATGGCATACGGCaagtttgtattttaatatcttagatATTAAAGCATATTCAGAAACTAGCAATAGGctgcaagtacctatatttttgtgTTGAACTAACACGACAATTTTCAAGTagaacatgtaaaatataatataggataaacatattttattaactgttgtttttattataatgagtgGAGTTTATAAGATAATGAGTTTAAATAACACGTAGATATTAAAACCATGATACTTCAActctattaaaaatgttaggtGGCCAAACGTAGATTTGAAGTTTTTCTgtggtacctattaatataactGTCTAATTACATCTTATAGCCGTACCTCATGTACGAATATGGCGACAAAACTacattattacgtaggtacaaaatactgtacataatatactgtataatttagACGACAAGCTATAAAGTAACTCACGgtgttacgtatattatttgctcgacataataatatgtgatatcaCTTTCGTAATTGAtctatttaattacatatagtATGATCTTTAActgttaatatgttttatagtcACGTAAGttatatatgcaatataaattcCACCATTCAAAAGATCTTTACGATCAATACTATGACACGCATGTCgtatatttgacatattatctAACAACACCGATGTCATATCTTctactgtaatagtgtaatacctactgtaatatATTCAAAACTTAGAATTtggataataaaaaatgtgtgtttaattaccataaataataataaataaaacatttggtAAACCCATTGCGctgtttataaaagtataagacATATcacatatagataggtacatttagacaatatttagtgttcaacaaattaaataacatacaatttatagagcatttataaaatgtattttaaatgcttGTTCATATgcctatattcatatattataggaTATAATCACTTTAATTTAAAGGTTTATTAGAATACAAATTTaggtatgataattttattatattaattaatcctTATACTTTAAAGGCGTttagtttaagtttaaataattataatcttctAATGATGAAggaaatactatataaattattttactaggtaggtacctaagtatgtACATATGTCATCTTTAACAACATAAATTCATAAGAAAAGTAAGAATAATCAAAACTGGGAAATgtgaattatcaaaatatgtattctcTAGATGTTTTGCTTTTGACTTTTGTTTTATTGTGACACAACAtatgaagatattttttttttttttagaacttttatcaataactattacagttcaacaattaattgataatataggATGCAAAGATTACAATTTAAGATAAGATACAATAGTCTAAGATATTAATCTCAGTAAAATTCGTTTTACACATTACTATAGGTAGTGCATTGTACTTgaacaaaaactttttttaatatttgagttattattaaagtattttcgaTAATAAATTTTTCGTtcttatataaagtatatatattgacagttttttttatagatattgtaGTTCAAATTTGGgggaaattagatatttaaatgaagaataacggttttagtaattttgttgtaatttaaaaatattattcgtgggtaggtaggtacttgaaacatttaaagactttaagtacctatatataatttattgtagtgtacacataaaattacattttcaaattaaatttattaggcaaaaaaactaattcaacctactgtataaccaatatttaatagtaaaatacatacctatatcacattcacaattattttgtatcattgtattaaaatgtaatacaacaatTAAATTGACCCGTCTAGGTATCTAGTGTATATATAGCAGAGTGGTAACCATACTTGCTCACATTTTTCAACATTCAATAGTGTGATATTCACATATGGATTTATACATTGAACAATCTTGCTTATTTTCAGAGTGCGTGTTACAAATATATTAGATGCCATGTCaaagtgattcaccaagcatgatcACCGCAATATTTTCctcaaataatgaatttattcaaatattcattttttaattttttaagtacctatagtatctaggaccatatatttttaaatagttttaacatACCATGTTAAGAGTTTCctgtgacaattttttttttcttacaagaGAACCACCCTTTTTATAGGTTCTTAGTATTTAAGATTTATAGTGGTCTGGAAGATGGggctatgataataatttgaaaattttactttctaatattaatcaatcaacattttataatttttaaaaattgtctgagtataataaattttagATCCGCTATATTTCAtccattttctatttttgtaaaacaatttttaaggatattatcaatagtatatacataataataacttagaAACAACttgttagaattttgatttaggtacatcaatattttcaataaatcattaaaaatttaaaaatttaaatttaaaaatttacattttacagtaaaaaagttGGTTCTcgtttggaaaataaataagtttttattgcCAAAGAACACTCCTTGAATGGTATAAAACTTTAAAGTTGAAATATGGTCTgcaatagtatatacataaaattcaaaatatctgaACGTTGTTAACATTTACTTGTTATGTATAAATCAAAGTGATCGTacatatctacataatatggtGAATCACTCTGAATCTGTACTTATATAGGCTTACGAAATTATGGGAGTTAGGCATCTGGCatgtacaaagaaaaaaatttctaaGGAGGCGGggctattttaaattgaaaataatgttgaCAGCAACGCACAGAGAAATAACTCGACGACTGGAAATATGTTTGGAAAATAACGGGGGCAATTTTGCACATTTTACTAGATAAACaaatgtacttaaataaaaattagatagtACAAAGTAATTTACGGCATAAATTCACTTTAGCAACCcagcacatttttaaaatttttttttcgaaatagaCGAAATATACAGATAAATAAACAGAAATCTACCCATATCTGGTGTCAAAAATAAGAGTAGCTATTCAAAAAAACttaagttgtattgcgcatgcgcgaAGCAAAGGAGTTAAGAATATGAAGTTTCCCCAAAATGTGTACTTCGGAACCACCTATCTATCACAGCAAACCGTTTTTAAATCTATTGCCATCGGGCTTAGATATTTAGTGGTACATACAAGACGGGATATACActgtatagtgtaggtataggtagtaggtacttattgtacgggtcataaaaattaaatttgaaaataagtaggtaaatattaaccATCATaagttaatataggtataaccgtAAAGGTATAAGTtatctacaataattaataaaatatattatacttggtatcatattgtattattgcaatattatattatatatctaccctatattaataactatataattttataaatataggtttaGTGTGGGTAGTggatacctaggtactatactggctatactcattataattaaagtattaatataataaattattcttaataattattagaaaccGTTTACAattgttaaaagttatatttatataatatattaactatataatatattataggtaaattatgtAGAAATGTAGGAtgcttaaaattaatgtttattaattgttatagtaaaattatcaaaattagaaGTCGTGCCtacttagaaaaaaattgatttatcggAAGTAAGAAATtatgaataacatattataatattatagtgttatttttctaataaattataatataaactatcattgtatcatattataatattaatatattatatatagccgtATTGGTCTTACTGTcctgtttcaattttcaaatgtgCTTATtccttataaaataaacaatattatatgattgataTCATACatcgtattaaattattatatatatatattaacggTACAACTGTATAAGTGTTGTGACTTGTGGtacataaagataaaataaaactcgTCCTCGACTCGCACTTACCTGTAATGCGTGGACGGTGTAGGGTAGTTGCACCGGCGGTGAATCGCAAcagtcatcgtcgtcgtctccGGTCAATGgtatcacacacacacatattaatattatatacaatatattaataatattatattgaattatattattatgatatatcgatgataaataaataaccgttCATCGGACACGCCTGTTGATCTCGGATGGAACACTgatgcgtattatattattattattattttttttttaattttacactaaACGAgagagatataatatattgtgcgtaTACTTtaaaacatacacatttttatattaataaaaccgGACACGACTGCGACCGTCGACGCCGATCTATCTAACGTTTACGCTCCGACTGACACAACCGGTCCGCGCCACAGACGCATCGCGTTTACAGATTTTTCATCTTGTATatcatatgtatttttttctcaaatttatCGTTTTTTACCATTTCCCTAGGCGGTCGACGCGCGCTCATGCGATGGAGAGGGGATATACCTTTATAGGGGAAAACGTTTTGTAGCGCACGTGGTGAAGAGGGAGGGAAGGGCGTGAACTGAagcgatataatataggttgatatattatattaagtacattataaacaataatattgttcatctaggaaaaaaaataaggaacaaATGAAGATATACTAATCTACTATAATACTTACCAAtgttcatttttacattttttttcctttccaAATGTTAGTTTTAAGGTATTGAATctgaaagtaatttaaaaataatgtcgcTCTTTGTTCATTGCAAGTTAAACCAAAAATCCAGGaaaaaattgattgaaataTAACCGcataataagtatttgaaaagtagcGCCGGTCGGttaagaggaaatccccaaaagtgctgtGCGCGTATATAACGCGTATTCCATGCACAACCAGACACAACAGTACCCTGTAATAGGTACCACGGTCCTTACGAAACATAAACTTCTGGTTACatcttatcatataaatatattcttattataaccatagatatatacaacaactagatagccgtctttgtACTACGGTGGCGGCCGACTTCCATGACAAGAaagagacggctatctagtttgttgtatatatctatgattataaccgccaaaataaataaaaccaaatcgcttctttcatgaaatattgatttcgccacgcctgcaccgaaagtttggttttcgatagcGGTTGAAACGTTGGAAAGCttcctttttccgtccagcgggcggtaaAGTTGGAATACCTTATGGCCTAATAGCGCCGGGCGGTGAAGTGGGATTCCCAAAAAGTGCCgggtggtaaagtggaaatcccaaaTAGTGCTGAGCGCACATTTCACACGCGTATACCCTGCACAAACAGACTGAAATGACGAAATGTATACCACGgttcttacaaaacataaacttttggttacctacatcttaaaatcatattataacctccatgcgtgacgctcaaaataattaaaaccaaatcgtttctctcatgaaatattgttgtcgTAGAATTATGAtctagttgttgcatagatccctgaaTTACTTTTGCCGTGATCGATAAatgcagaggcgtgacaaaaaatagtatgtgtggctcatgcgggaaggcaatttcagtcttgggcgaaATGCGGCCCTCCCCTGCGGCTTGTGACGCACACGtcgcccgcgactgaaatagctcatTTCCCGCTCTTGCAACACAATACActattttgtcacgcctgcaccgaaagtttagttttcgatgacggttgaagcgttggaaagcgacCTTTTTGCGTCCAGCGGGCGGTTAAGAGGAAGTCCCCAAAAGTAGGTACTGAGCGCACATCCTCTGCACCGCGCCGTTGGATGCATAGATCCCTAAAATAGTACAATACCTTTGCCATGGTCGATGAACGCAGCAGAGGTGTGACAAAAAAacagtatgtgtggctcgtgcgggatGGCAATTTCagtcaaatttcaaaatttgtttggtTTCGCCGCTAAATtaggaaaatttaatataatacctataattatagctataataattttgggtTAGTCAGATAAGGTTAACCTGTTCTGACTTGAACTTGAGgtttgatattattacatttttaaatatatagagaaaatattcttaaatattttgtaaccaatagaaatattaaaaaattaaggaataacgggaatttttacgcaaaatctgttttcgagaaaattgattttggtttttggtttaactttaaaacgaatgactgtagataaatgtaattttcactggttgtttatatttccattttctatacatgataaaattttcaaagtattttgatttgttttgagctgtttacggacaatttcagtttccaatttaattagttttttttttctatgaatgtcaataaaaactttattttgttgagtaaaaatacttgaaaatttaatacaacgctcctactatattgttacaatgacatttgaaaaatattaaaaatccttagtcacagtttttttttattagcatttaaagttcaaaacttgacaaaatatgtaaaaatcacgaaaattagtaaattattttgagtttataactcgtaaaaatttttcttttttagaactaagattttaaaatgtgatacgagattccttataggataatctacctttatcaaaaaaaaaaaatgtctataagaaagtcaaattaaatttttatgagcgtttgaaattcatatttttataacatttgatatttgctcgattttttacgtaacgattttcttattttgttgtaattaaaaaacgagtgactgtagaaacttgaaaatttcactgaatgtttatattagcattttctatatacgataaaattttgaaaataatttgactctttttgagctgtttacggacattgtgggtttttaatttttttagtttttttttctataaataccaataaagttttatctattgggccaaaaagtgtaaaaaattaatacaaggctcccgtgacattgttacaatagcagttgaaaaatattaaaaatacataggcacaattattttttataagcatttgaagttgaaattttgacaaaatttatcaaatttaaaattgaataattattttgtagttaaaaatttataaaaagttcaaaggattgaaaatttaaaacaagatttcacgtaaatatttaattctgttaccaaaaattctaagaaatacataagcacagtttatttttatagtaattttaagttcaaatttggacgaaattacatattaaaaaacttggaataactattttaattattttgttgggattgtataatattatttgtgggtacttgaaacttctaaagtatactatattatatatctatgatagtaccacggtttgttgttgatgtataacgcgttacctgatggatattgtgatatgattaatttggaatttattgttgatacctattataggtcaatttttttttattactatagataagtatacctataataattaatatgtatgtctaataactagactgacaaatcgtctccgctcggaatcgtttttcttatacagtgatattatatcattgaattcaaatttaatactatctattatacagtgacccacttgtaacctactgtacagcagagcgacatccacttacccactttttttgaaaatttaattgaaaaatctaTTGTTGCCAACTGTTCCAAATCATATCGACatttattgttctatgatatcgataagattaaattaattaataatataaataatataatattataatattgtgacgtATAATATGGATCTTACCATGAGtccatgaataaaattattgatgttCATGGCGATTAGTggtttaaagattaaaaagaaTTCCAAGAGTCACAAAATATTTCCAGCATTACCAACCAATTTCTGAGATTTCCAATGATTGGAAAAAGTGATAAGGATTAATGAacgtttttttatcattattgttgtcTCTATATTCGTAACTACCAATACAGTACAATACACATTTTacaagtatacactatacatttttattttttatacaacttgACTTAAagatataatcaaaatatagcaatataataatattatattagtattgtaGTActggttatatattttatataatccgTGATTGTTGTTTCACATTTGATGTGAAACAAGACCTCGCTGCCCAAATAAAAGTTACTAATAGTTTCTATAAATCATTCAATATGTCTTATATGTTAGCACATTTGTTTAATGGCTGGCAAGTCGATCAGGCAATTCTCTCGGAGGAAGATAGGGTGGTTGtaagtagaatattttataatatttagatttaattagattactagactataatataggtatggattttattacattttattttgtttatttgttttagttaattttgaattggaaattattttgtaattttaaagtcTTAAATAAATGATGGTGtacaaatataactaaaaactaaCAAACTAAtagtatttttctttaatttaatttaaaaattaaaattgaatataaataaaacactgGCTCGTAACTTGTATTactttagttattactttaatttcatattttgatcgataaatatttaatttttattacaaatattagttGGTTATTTTATCTtgaaatgaaaatgttatattgttagtGGCAATGTCTATTCCTCAGTAAGTTTAGTTttctttgtaaattgtaatacataccATAGGTAgagtttgttattaatatatcatacaatttggCTCCAGAGGTGGCTTATAGACCAATTTtcactgaaaatataaaaaatatataatattattacttatttctcgTTGGGGCACTTGGTTAAATgccactaattattattgtgaatattttcataatatgaaaaatgttatacGTAAATTAGATCCTTATGATTCAATGgcattaaaaacttaaaaaaattagttgaaaCCCTGAAACCCAATTTAATATAGagattaatgtattatacataaaagtAATTTTGGATGTTTGGTTTCTGAAATAACacgtttaaaaacaatttggcATGCTATAAACAAAAccaatcaatattattgaaatgtaatttagAAAAtgacagtatattttaaaaggtaaaattaaaacaggaaatactattttaaaaaaaacctgttAATGTAGAGCGTagttgttcaaaatataaacatattataatttattactgtcaggtctaagataaataatttaaattaaaaacttaatgtataaacattatatatataggtcaattatttgaatactattatttaattatttaaactatttattacaatgaattatttttaacaatttgtaatttaattaaaatatttttttagctttttaaagaattttaaaagCTCTTtccatagtttttaattatttaaaaatctatactcTATTACAATAATGGTCTAagatatgttaatatgtttaatataattgatacattataatttacaggtTATTCGTTTTGGTCACGATTGGGATCCTACATGCATGAAAATGGATgaagttttgtataatattgcgGAAAAAGTGAAGAACTTTGCTGTTATATATTTAGTAGACATCACCAAAGTAccagattttaataaaatgtaacttaataaattattccattgatatcttatataaatttatgctcttattacaattattggttatttatttaggtatgaaTTGTACGATCCATGCACAGTTATGTTTTTCTTCCGTAACAAACACATTATGATAGATTTGGGTACcggaaataacaataaaattaattgggcACTTGAAGACAAACAAGAAATGATAGATATTGTTGAAACAGTGTATAGAGGTGCCAGAAAAGGACGCGGTTTAGTTGTTTCTCCTAAAGATTACTCTACAAAATACCGTTACTAAATAGTTAGTATATACTAGTTTATATCCTATACTATTTATCTTatgtaaatgtaatgtattgtgtgtatgtgtgtgtatatatatatgtaatttaattgaattgttttaataactatatttaatacactcctgtaaaaacaaataaaatatttttgactaatgtagaagtgaaaataatataaacaatttaaagttctttaacttaaatgtttaccattttatagttatatatacattcatttatttacCATTTGAAGCGCAGAATCTTATATGGTATAGTATTGTTTTTGATGTATTGTGGTTTTGTTATATGCTATAAAGTTGTAAGTAGGAATTTGAAATAAGAAATATCTTAagaatgatttttatatttgtataatttttatttcttgattttctcatcacaatataaaaattaataaaactttgattttcaaataataacagTACTGGCAATTAATCCTGGACAAACATCTTAACATTCCAATTAAGTGAAAATTGCAGACTGGAATACTAGGTTGGACACTGCCATGATTGggattcaaattatgatttttgacatAGTGCCCAGCAAACCACACAATTTGTGTATCAAGAATTACTCTGTGTTTTTAATGTTTGGATGTATGGGCACAGATTACAGAAgtgtagaacataatattagtatataatggATAGGCCTTGtgtataataaagaaaatagtcAAGTAGATACTGAAtactaaagaataatattttgatttgcaaTTAGTATGTCAGTAGGAGTAAGTAATAagaattaagtattaaatatacttatatgtaattCGGaataaaaaaggcgggtaagtcgtggatgtcgctctgctgtacagtaggttacaagtgggttactgtaatggatggaattaaatttgaatccaatgatattatatcattgtatacgaaaaacgattctgaacggagatgatttgtcagtctaggatatattatttttaaagaaaaacttatggagaaccttgtaccaaattttaaaaacttagttataaaagaaaaaatttttacgatttttcaaccactaaattacttgcaaattttcgcaattttgacatatttcgtataaatttgaactttaaatgcttataaataaaaattgtgacaatgtattccttttattttgcaactgctattgtaaaaatatgttaggagccatgtattaaatttccaaatcttagaattaaaaagaaaaacttttatgaatttctgtctaagataatttgaacattgccgtaatttttacgtatttagtcaaaatttgaactttaaatgcttataaaaaaaaaatcgtgactatatatttcttttatttttcaattgctattgtaaaaatatattatgagccttgtattaaattttgaaatcttagatataaaaggaaaattttttatgaatttctagcat
This is a stretch of genomic DNA from Acyrthosiphon pisum isolate AL4f chromosome A3, pea_aphid_22Mar2018_4r6ur, whole genome shotgun sequence. It encodes these proteins:
- the LOC100165146 gene encoding thioredoxin-like protein 4A (The RefSeq protein has 2 substitutions compared to this genomic sequence); the encoded protein is MSYMLAHLFNGWQVDQAILSEEDRVVVIRFGHDWDPTCMKMDEVLYNIAEKVKNFAVIYLVDITKVPDFNKMYELYDPCPVMFFFRNKHIMIDLGTGNNNKINWALEDKQEMIDIVETVYRGARKGRGLFVSPKDYSTKYRY